The following are encoded together in the Anopheles nili chromosome 3, idAnoNiliSN_F5_01, whole genome shotgun sequence genome:
- the LOC128724190 gene encoding arrestin domain-containing protein 3-like — protein sequence MAPSFDCTITFDNNSHGVFFAGQKLRGTVDFTLSKAKKVKVVVLKITGLARVQWTEMYGTGTTIQFSAKENFLTHTEELVRSDSDDPIELMPGRQIYKFTLQLPATLPTSFEGDYGYNRYTARVVLERPWKFDLTHKIAFTVVNQLNLNAISSPLNVAAVQEHVKHFNCGPCRSKPLTMNVMLPMTGFVPGQFILVTVNIDNGTKKRIADVKMKLRRQVEYRSATPYEQVKSVSCTLAKFQCSGVDAYGSAGYERRFLVPPEAPTRSDTIIRIEYYVEVIAKVPGMVYSPYVRIPVTIGTIPLLNLNQSQYRTSFVTAPLTAATGSDPKSFHISLQSLHIPHTFEKSAIRLDGTIPNGSISPSLSSSSFSPRYPVFRFESDKNLAAHGEPAGTHASQEQR from the exons ATGGCTCCTTCGTTCGACTGTACGATCACGTTCGATAACAATTCCcatggtgtgtttttcgccGGCCAGAAGCTCCGTGGGACGGTGGATTTCACTCTTTCAAAGGcgaaaaaagtgaaag TTGTGGTGTTGAAAATAACCGGACTCGCACGTGTGCAATGGACGGAAATGTACGGAACTGGCACAACGATACAGTTCAGCGCTAAGGAAAACTTTCTGACCCACACAGAGGAGCTTGTTAGATCAGACTCAG ACGATCCGATCGAGCTGATGCCGGGACGCCAAATTTACAAGTTCACATTGCAACTACCGGCCACGCTGCCCACCTCGTTCGAAGGTGACTATGGTTACAACCGCTATACGGCCCGGGTCGTCTTAGAACGACCATGGAAATTCGACCTCACGCACAAAATCGCATTCACGGTGGTGAACCAACTGAATCTGAACGCCATCTCGTCCCCACTGAATGTGGCAGCGGTGCAGGAACACGTTAAACACTTCAATTGCGGTCCCTGTCGCTCGAAACCACTGACCATGAACGTGATGCTACCGATGACGGGTTTCGTACCGGGTCAGTTCATTCTCGTCACGGTGAATATCGACAACGGCACTAAAAAGCGCATTGCCGATGTTAAGATGAAGCTACGTCGCCAAGTGGAGTACCGCAGCGCAACCCCGTACGAGCAGGTAAAGTCCGTGTCCTGCACTTTGGCCAAATTTCAGTGCAGCGGTGTCGATGCTTACGGTTCGGCCGGATACGAGAGGCGCTTTCTGGTCCCACCGGAAGCGCCAACACGCAGCGACACGATCATACGCATCGAGTACTACGTCGAAGTAATCGCAAAGGTACCTGGAATGGTCTACAGTCCCTACGTGCGAATTCCCGTCACAATTGGGACCATTCCTCTGTTAAACCTCAACCAATCACAGTACAGGACATCTTTCGTAACGGCTCCTCTCACGGCTGCAACGGGTAGCGATCCAAAGAGCTTCCACATCAGCCTGCAGTCGCTGCACA TTCCTCACACCTTTGAGAAATCAGCGATTCGGCTCGATGGCACCATCCCAAATGGCAGCATATCACCCTCGCTTAGCTCGTCGTCCTTTAGTCCTCGCTATCCGGTCTTTCGCTTCGAATCAGACAAAAATCTTGCAGCGCATGGAGAACCGGCTGGAACACACGCCAGCCAAGAACAGCGTTGA